One part of the Carassius auratus strain Wakin unplaced genomic scaffold, ASM336829v1 scaf_tig00029285, whole genome shotgun sequence genome encodes these proteins:
- the LOC113079803 gene encoding urokinase plasminogen activator surface receptor-like, with protein MDIQISAFLLFVLVTAGHSLSCYQCRNETSSCADPGNITCPSGYSKCMNVTTVSQFGATKVNGRYCAGYCTSGSMNYGSVQVSYSCCDTDLCNVPDAPDPSTNTPNGKKCYYCVGQNCSNTVNCSGSEDHCISMTVNSNESQLLKGCVSKSICDYANISFSSVYGILCCEGNLCNGVYNVTQNINITQNINQNIIQNIIQNIIQSVTQNATQSVTQSVTQNVPQSSTQNATQSITLKVPQSSNSAKSITQGFMLLFIVNLIK; from the exons ATGGATATTCAAATCTCAGCTTTTCTTCTGTTCGTTCTTGTCACTGCAG GACACTCTCTCAGCTGCTATCAGTGCAGGAATGAGACGAGTTCTTGTGCGGATCCTGGGAATATAACATGTCCTAGTGGATATTCCAAGTGCATGAATGTAACAACAGTATCGCAATTTG GTGCAACTAAAGTGAATGGTAGATATTGTGCTGGTTACTGTACAAGTGGGTCGATGAACTATGGCTCTGTACAGGTGTCTTATTCCTGCTGTGACACTGACCTTTGTAATGTACCAGATGCTCCAG ATCCCAGCACTAACACTCCCAATGGaaagaaatgttattattgtgttgGTCAGAACTGCTCAAACACAGTGAATTGTTCAGGGAGTGAAGACCACTGCATTTCAATGACAG TGAATTCCAATGAATCACAGCTTCTAAAAGGCTGTGTCTCTAAATCTATTTGTGATTATGCCAACATATCTTTTAGTAGTGTTTATGGCATCTTATGTTGTGAGGGGAACTTGTGTAATGGCGTTTATAATGTCACCCAGAACATCAACATCACCCAGAACATCAACCAGAACATCATCCAGAACATCATCCAGAACATCATCCAGAGCGTCACTCAAAACGCCACCCAGAGCGTCACCCAGAGCGTCACTCAAAACGTCCCCCAGAGTAGCACTCAAAATGCCACACAGAGCATCACTTTAAAAGTCCCCCAGAGTAGTAACAGTGCTAAAAGTATCACCCAGGGCttcatgttattatttattgttaacttAATTAAGTAA